One stretch of Candidatus Babeliales bacterium DNA includes these proteins:
- a CDS encoding IS5/IS1182 family transposase, which translates to IECCFGKMKHFRRVFSRFDKSKRNFLSFLAFVGACLWLR; encoded by the coding sequence TAATAGAATGTTGCTTCGGAAAAATGAAACATTTTAGACGGGTTTTTTCACGTTTTGATAAATCAAAGCGCAATTTCCTGTCTTTTCTTGCATTTGTGGGAGCATGTTTAT